In Nitrospira sp., one genomic interval encodes:
- the larB gene encoding nickel pincer cofactor biosynthesis protein LarB encodes MNQASLQALLTQVQRGVIDVPDALRQLRTLPYENLGFASLDHHRAIRQGFPEVIFCEGKTERQVVAIAKTLLRKNNSLLATRVDPPVARALLKMSKRAEYHEEARVVAIAPLKLARRGSVLIVTAGTADIPVAEEARVTADIMGSRTETLYDVGVAGLHRLLGQQDRLHGARVVVVAAGMDGVLPSVVGGLVRQPVIAVPTSRGYGAHFGGLAALLTMLNSCAAGVGVMNIDNGFGAGCLAHRINMVGEETVE; translated from the coding sequence ATGAATCAAGCATCCTTGCAGGCATTGCTGACGCAGGTGCAGCGAGGCGTCATCGACGTGCCCGATGCGCTTCGTCAGCTCCGCACCCTGCCCTACGAAAATTTGGGGTTTGCGTCGCTCGATCACCATCGCGCGATCCGGCAGGGGTTTCCCGAGGTCATCTTTTGCGAAGGGAAGACGGAGCGTCAAGTGGTGGCCATTGCCAAGACGCTCCTGCGGAAAAATAATTCGCTGCTGGCGACACGAGTCGATCCGCCGGTGGCGCGAGCGCTGCTCAAGATGAGCAAACGGGCCGAATACCATGAAGAGGCGCGGGTTGTGGCGATTGCTCCGCTGAAGTTGGCTCGCCGCGGGTCGGTGCTGATCGTCACGGCCGGGACCGCCGACATTCCCGTGGCGGAGGAAGCGCGCGTGACGGCCGACATCATGGGCAGTCGGACCGAGACGCTGTATGACGTGGGCGTGGCAGGGCTTCACCGCCTGTTGGGTCAACAGGATCGGCTCCATGGCGCGCGTGTCGTGGTGGTTGCCGCCGGCATGGACGGTGTCTTGCCGAGCGTCGTGGGAGGGCTCGTGCGACAGCCGGTGATTGCCGTCCCGACAAGCCGAGGGTACGGCGCGCATTTCGGGGGGCTGGCAGCGCTGTTGACGATGTTGAATTCTTGCGCGGCCGGTGTGGGGGTGATGAACATCGACAACGGCTTCGGCGCCGGTTGCCTGGCCCATCGGATCAACATGGTGGGAGAGGAAACGGTCGAGTGA